From the genome of Spodoptera frugiperda isolate SF20-4 chromosome 23, AGI-APGP_CSIRO_Sfru_2.0, whole genome shotgun sequence, one region includes:
- the LOC118266593 gene encoding uncharacterized protein LOC118266593 isoform X3, giving the protein MLINLMEGDTITTNTLISSIKKFNTDGKQHGTIKALLKNFILPETEMAIKENQSNSNKCIYSVPAKPPLPTFTERMKSLQDAKQAFLNSTVSSTTPPLNHESSKDNHTVHYAQIAITTDSEDTRSTGGGKNIKHSCATNNKEYSIPIHVSPSVKKSVEQHQRKVSFKIKNATTSYKRPPLAKTMTITSSKVAELTKKFNNLQTETHNVASPKQSKLVKTLEELQSASRCSASNSSTPSSTLSSSPNIKIVLRQRRNSKKRHNRKRCSSMDSMEDLMISDSSNKIRVIRSKSDGTKMAKASKKRLKYQDSSEQPSGSDSVDGSPVKAKEDESKKDIKPAQSNVVKNVIKKFECEITAQSNSNNTLRKQPDKIKNTLPLKEKPKVPEKKSSLVLTKNLVVKDGIPKIKTIKPVINELAKLDSKTDQSEREVSKKKEPLYDRKRYKTNYIHSEKLPLKVVEIIPEDIHENSAVTDTVSKEQKEDSVPSINVLGPNEEEKAYQEINSPITPNESFLWRRKSSTQIYSDSEKSDNSYSFVSVSTNGTTITCSDEPHEIIPESQVETNESQVTISTNEPKSETDMDFESNLVEACNKEIIIGYTSKPKQEEVEDYYEPLEPRDEENVVIIPIKNVDRSSKINCPLPEIPKTENAKHEEDKCTDKENIYQCLLEMRSHPEGDESSLHNYELCDNNLEERTRGDGDSDDGYEYCKSPIKPYCVTSSSGIQIAEGYQPSKNYAISKSVSGTSTVSYEKIGSERIYEKIPARPPKSKDSSPTYSSRHSFISDYTVYNENENIYDTIKHGDATSLSHCYESIPNSPSMVKLRSMKKQVPSNVQKRLSFDTVSNISQSTMSSEQKTNSLYGQRSVISYNGQEIAFQVPSSETSVSDRSDRSDDWVDVSDEEKNEQKIIIVRERSRGRKSPISWSQKVRHQWQKSPKPSSNEECDSSDSGHLYESLEPAPTQTHTSLAPPPLPIEEDFDSFDSDSDTDDHDKSTYAPTTPSLPASRLPNPPTGGGQYTLTKIASAAQRKMRQIKRNLTKRYTVAMDGKPFTKAPSNPTNIYDTAKKKTPTPIYANCERQDPVYTNINFKDTRLVQNKTEIPLAKVYGSLKEELKTVISDKRASYGDVPPPLPDKPPPEKPVTPTVPTNETIKKDSGTLSRKAYFSFKSRFRRATSLAVDINSEVPSALKITNSTFYLTDSMDGDSGFSNCSDNGQPGSTETLSPESGPRRRDELKRLLPTLSRKDKSPRARTSWYAECGADTTPNTTPVTTPNTSNTSWYAEAGLYQAGNISSSSGASSGSHPASPLPHSLFTHEPLYQFYNAAKVESVCRETGDSDSDAYEAGSQRSAATSVSETPARPSAMALVAPRGPSRTLWCEVPEVLNSAVLSSLAPAQKRLQEAKFELLTSEASYLNSLNVLESNFIAHPAFRDPQVLPRHEWETLFATILPVRKCSQLLMTELEKCWQENILLQGICDIVRQHAELHFAVYVKYCENQALMVRALQRLQARPAFGAALKKLESHPMCQCLSLHSFLMLPMQRVTRLPLLMDAVLKHLDPHDAEYHACAQALVTLNNYVSQCNEGARNTERIEEMYRLCASIEFPAHIRDPPCLGPACSRRDRRPVRWLVRSGEVTQLIWKSDELKLTFGKKFHKVPLHLFLFNDLLVITKKKGEDQYICVDHCPRSLLEVCSSEVGAAKHALLITLLENHAGRTVELLTSVGSETEWSRWAEALTPPAAGDGEAVYAGWDCPQVCALYAYQPAQPDELPLAEGDVVNVARKTSEGWYYGERTRDGEAGWFPGAYTAEIASPHVRARNLRQRYRLLALSGTYLGHKKRNL; this is encoded by the exons ATGTTAATCAACCTGATGGAAGGCGACACGATAACCACGAACACTCTCATATCGTCGATCAAAAAATTCAACACCGACGGCAAACAACACGGCACTATAAAGGCGTTACTGAAGAACTTCATCCTACCAGAAACAGAGATGGCTATTAAGGAAAATCAAAGTAACAGCAACAAATGTATTTACTCAGTACCTGCGAaaccacctctgcctacatttACGGAAAGAATGAAGTCTTTACAAGACGCGAAACAGGCGTTTTTAAATTCAACTGTTAGTTCTACTACTCCGCCTCTTAATCATGAAAGTAGCAAAGATAATCACACTGTACACTACGCACAGATAGCTATAACCACAGATAGTGAGGACACTAGGAGCACAGGTGGAGGCAAAAACATCAAACATTCATGCGCCACCAACAACAAAGAATACAGCATTCCAATTCATGTATCTCCGAGTGTTAAGAAATCAGTGGAACAGCATCAAAGAAAAGTTAGCTTTAAGATTAAAAATGCCACGACATCATACAAACGACCACCTTTAGCCAAAACAATGACGATAACAAGCAGTAAAGTTGCAGAACTCACGAAGAAATTCAACAACTTACAAACTGAAACACACAACGTGGCCTCGCCTAAACAATCTAAACTAGTGAAGACCTTAGAAGAATTGCAATCAGCGTCACGATGTTCCGCCAGCAACAGCTCCACACCCTCATCAACGCTCAGTTCAAGTCCAAATATAAAAATCGTACTACGACAGAGGCGAAATTCAAAAAAGCGCCACAACAGAAAAAGATGTTCAAGCATGGACTCAATGGAAGATTTAATGATTTCAGatagttcaaataaaattcGTGTTATCCGTTCTAAATCTGATGGTACCAAAATGGCAAAAGCTTCAAAGAAGCGCTTAAAGTACCAGGATTCAAGCGAACAACCGAGTGGATCTGATTCTGTTGATGGTAGTCCAGTCAAAGCTAAAGAAGATGAATCAAAGAAAGATATCAAACCTGCGCAAAGTAATGTAGTTAAGAATGTGATCAAAAAGTTTGAATGTGAAATAACAGCTCAATCCAATTCAAATAATACACTAAGAAAACAACCTGATAAAATTAAGAATACACTaccattaaaagaaaaaccaaaAGTACCTGAAAAGAAATCATCACTAGTATTAACCAAAAATCTTGTAGTAAAAGATGGCAttccaaaaattaaaacaatcaaaCCTGTAATAAATGAGTTAGCAAAACTAGACAGTAAAACAGACCAAAGTGAACGTGAAGTCAGTAAAAAGAAAGAGCCTTTGTATGATCGCAAAaggtataaaacaaattatatccaCTCCGAGAAATTACCTTTGAAGGTTGTTGAAATAATCCCTGAAGATATTCACGAAAATAGTGCAGTTACAGATACTGTGAGTAAAGAACAGAAAGAAGATTCAGTTCCATCTATAAACGTTCTTGGACCTAATGAAGAAGAAAAAGCTTATCAAGAAATCAATTCGCCTATAACACCCAACGAATCATTTCTGTGGCGCCGTAAAAGTAGTACACAAATATATTCAGACTCTGAAAAATCTGATAACTCATACAGTTTTGTTAGTGTTTCAACAAATGGTACAACCATAACTTGTTCAGATGAACCACACGAAATCATACCAGAATCTCAAGTTGAAACGAACGAATCTCAAGTAACTATCTCAACAAATGAGCCGAAATCTGAAACTGACATGGATTTTGAAAGTAATCTCGTTGAAGCCTGCAACAAAGAAATCATCATCGGCTATACATCAAAACCAAAACAAGAGGAAGTAGAGGATTATTACGAACCTCTAGAACCCAGAGACGAAGAAAATGTCGTGATCATTCcaataaaaaatgtagataGGTCTTCTAAAATAAATTGTCCTTTACCGGAAATTCCTAAGACCGAAAATGCTAAACATGAAGAAGATAAGTGTACCGACAAAGAAAACATTTACCAATGTTTACTTGAAATGAGATCACATCCTGAAGGTGATGAGAGCAGTCTACATAACTATGAACTGTGTGATAACAACCTTGAGGAGAGAACGAGAGGCGATGGTGACAGTGACGATGGCTATGAATACTGCAAGTCTCCTATTAAACCATACTGTGTAACCTCAAGCTCTGGTATCCAAATAGCGGAGGGCTACCAACCAAGCAAAAACTATGCAATTTCAAAGTCAGTAAGTGGAACATCAACTGTCAGCTATGAAAAAATTGGATCAGAGAGGATTTATGAGAAAATTCCTGCTCGACCACCGAAGTCAAAGGACAGTAGCCCCACGTACAGTAGTCGCCATTCCTTTATTTCCGACTACACGGTGTATAACGAGAATGAAAATATATATGACACGATAAAACATGGCGACGCGACCTCGCTGTCACACTGCTATGAGAGCATACCCAACAGCCCGAGTATGGTGAAGCTTAGGAGTATGAAGAAGCAGGTGCCCTCGAACGTACAGAAGCGTCTCTCGTTTGACACGGTGTCGAACATCAGCCAGTCGACAATGTCTAGTGAGCAGAAGACTAACAGCCTGTATGGCCAGAGGTCGGTGATCAGCTACAACGGGCAGGAGATCGCATTCCAAGTCCCGAGCAGTGAGACCAGTGTCAGTGACAGAAGTGACCGCAGCGACGACTGGGTAGATGTATCGGACGAAGagaaaaatgaacaaaaaatcATTAT CGTACGGGAACGAAGCCGGGGCAGGAAGAGTCCAATCAGCTGGTCGCAGAAGGTCAGACATCAGTGGCAGAAATCACCAAAACCCAGCAGTAACGaag AATGTGACAGCAGCGACTCGGGTCACCTGTACGAGTCGCTGGAGCCTGCGCCCACGCAGACACATACCTCACTCGCCCCCCCTCCCCTACCGATAGAGGAAGACTTCGACTCCTTCGACAGTGACAGCGATACCGATGACCACGATAAG TCCACGTACGCGCCAACCACGCCGTCTTTGCCGGCATCCCGACTACCCAACCCGCCCACCGGAGGCGGCCAGTACACCCTGACCAAAATAGCCAGCGCAGCTCAAAGAAAAATGAGACAAATCAAACGAAATCTTACTAAAAGATACACCG TTGCGATGGACGGCAAACCGTTTACTAAGGCCCCGAGCAATCCCACGAACATCTACGACACAGCGAAGAAGAAAACCCCTACCCCCATCTACGCCAACTGCGAGAGACAGGACCCCGTGTACACAAATATCAACTTTAAGGACACGCGTCTCGTACAAAATAAGACTGAAATTCCCTTGGCGAAGGTATACGGGTCGTTGAAGGAAGAGTTGAAGACTGTTATTTCGGATAAGAGAGCGAGCTATGGAGATGTACCTCCTCCGTTGCCGGACAAACCTCCTCCCGAGAAGCCTGTCACTCCCACAGTCCCAACGAATGAGACTATTAAGAAGGACAGTGGGACTTTGTCCAGGAAAGCGTACTTTTCCTTCAAGTCCCGGTTCCGGCGCGCCACCTCGCTGGCCGTGGATATAAACTCGGAAGTGCCCAGCGCCCTGAAGATCACCAACTCCACCTTCTACCTGACTGACTCTATGGATGGTGACTCCGGATTCAGCAACTG CAGTGACAACGGGCAGCCGGGTAGCACGGAGACGCTGTCCCCAGAGAGCGGGCCGCGGCGGCGAGACG AACTGAAGCGGCTGCTGCCGACGCTGTCGCGCAAGGACAAGAGCCCGCGGGCGCGGACCTCGTGGTACGCGGAGTGTGGCGCGGACACCACGCCCAACACCACGCCCGTCACTACGCCTAACACCTCCAACACTTCCTG GTACGCAGAAGCAGGTTTATACCAAGCAGGCAACATCTCCTCGTCCTCGGGGGCGTCGTCAGGCTCCCACCCAGCCAGTCCATTGCCCCACTCGCTGTTCACACACGAGCCGCTCTACCAGTTCTACAACGCTGCTAAAGTCGAG TCTGTGTGTCGCGAGACCGGGGACTCGGACTCGGACGCGTACGAGGCCGGGTCGCAGCGCAGTGCCGCCACCTCCGTGAGCGAGACGCCCGCGCGCCCCTCCGCCATGGCACTAGTGGCGCCGCGCGGGCCCTCCCGCACCCTCTGGTGTGAGGTACCCGAGGTGCTCAACTCGGCTGTGCTCA GTTCCCTAGCACCAGCACAGAAGCGCCTCCAAGAAGCGAAGTTCGAGCTGCTAACGTCCGAGGCATCGTACCTGAACTCGTTGAACGTGTTGGAGTCCAACTTCATAGCACACCCCGCCTTCAGAGACCCGCAGGTGCTGCCCAGACATGAGTGGGAGACGCTGTTCGCTACTATATTGCCGG TCCGCAAGTGCTCGCAGCTGCTGATGACGGAGCTGGAGAAGTGCTGGCAGGAGAACATCCTGCTGCAGGGCATCTGCGACATCGTGCGCCAGCACGCCGAGCTGCACTTCGCCGTCTACGTCAAGTACTGCGAGAACCAGGCGCTCATGGTGCGCGCGCTGCAGCGCCTGCAGGCCCGCCCCGCCTTCGGAGCCGCGCTTAAGAA aCTGGAGAGCCACCCGATGTGCCAGTGCCTGTCGCTGCACTCGTTCCTGATGCTGCCCATGCAGCGCGTGACGCGGCTGCCCCTGCTCATGGACGCCGTGCTCAAGCACCTCGACCCGCACGACGCCGAGTACCACGCCTGCGCACAGGCACTCGTCACGCTCAATAAT TACGTGTCGCAGTGCAACGAGGGCGCGCGCAACACGGAGCGTATAGAGGAGATGTACCGCCTGTGCGCGTCCATCGAGTTCCCCGCGCACATCCGCGACCCGCCCTGTCTCGGGCCCGCCTGCTCGCGCCGGGACCGCAG ACCTGTCCGTTGGCTAGTAAGATCTGGTGAGGTGACGCAGTTGATCTGGAAGTCGGACGAGCTGAAGCTGACCTTCGGGAAGAAGTTCCACAAGGTGCCGCTCCATCTGTTCCTCTTCAACGATCTCCTCGTCATCACCAAGAAGAAGGG CGAAGATCAATACATATGCGTGGACCACTGTCCCCGCTCGCTACTGGAGGTATGCTCGAGCGAGGTGGGCGCGGCCAAGCACGCACTGCTCATCACCCTTCTAGAGAACCACGCGGGCCGGACGGTGGAACTACTGACTTCAGTGGGTAGTGAGACGGAGTGGTCCCGCTGGGCCGAGGCGCTGACGCCGCCGGCGGCTGGGGACGGCGAGGCCGTGTACGCCGGCTGGGACTGCCCGCAGGTCTGCGCGCTCTACGCGTATCAACCCGCGCAGCCTGACGAACTGCCGCTCGCTGAGGGAGATGTTGTCAATGTCGCTAGGAAGACTAGTGAAG GTTGGTACTACGGCGAGCGCACCCGCGACGGCGAGGCGGGCTGGTTCCCGGGCGCATACACGGCGGAGATCGCCTCCCCGCACGTGCGCGCGCGCAACCTGCGCCAGCGGTACCGACTGCTGGCACTGTCCGGGACATACCTCGGACACAAGAAGCGGAACCTGTGA
- the LOC118266593 gene encoding uncharacterized protein LOC118266593 isoform X1, which translates to MLINLMEGDTITTNTLISSIKKFNTDGKQHGTIKALLKNFILPETEMAIKENQSNSNKCIYSVPAKPPLPTFTERMKSLQDAKQAFLNSTVSSTTPPLNHESSKDNHTVHYAQIAITTDSEDTRSTGGGKNIKHSCATNNKEYSIPIHVSPSVKKSVEQHQRKVSFKIKNATTSYKRPPLAKTMTITSSKVAELTKKFNNLQTETHNVASPKQSKLVKTLEELQSASRCSASNSSTPSSTLSSSPNIKIVLRQRRNSKKRHNRKRCSSMDSMEDLMISDSSNKIRVIRSKSDGTKMAKASKKRLKYQDSSEQPSGSDSVDGSPVKAKEDESKKDIKPAQSNVVKNVIKKFECEITAQSNSNNTLRKQPDKIKNTLPLKEKPKVPEKKSSLVLTKNLVVKDGIPKIKTIKPVINELAKLDSKTDQSEREVSKKKEPLYDRKRYKTNYIHSEKLPLKVVEIIPEDIHENSAVTDTVSKEQKEDSVPSINVLGPNEEEKAYQEINSPITPNESFLWRRKSSTQIYSDSEKSDNSYSFVSVSTNGTTITCSDEPHEIIPESQVETNESQVTISTNEPKSETDMDFESNLVEACNKEIIIGYTSKPKQEEVEDYYEPLEPRDEENVVIIPIKNVDRSSKINCPLPEIPKTENAKHEEDKCTDKENIYQCLLEMRSHPEGDESSLHNYELCDNNLEERTRGDGDSDDGYEYCKSPIKPYCVTSSSGIQIAEGYQPSKNYAISKSVSGTSTVSYEKIGSERIYEKIPARPPKSKDSSPTYSSRHSFISDYTVYNENENIYDTIKHGDATSLSHCYESIPNSPSMVKLRSMKKQVPSNVQKRLSFDTVSNISQSTMSSEQKTNSLYGQRSVISYNGQEIAFQVPSSETSVSDRSDRSDDWVDVSDEEKNEQKIIIVRERSRGRKSPISWSQKVRHQWQKSPKPSSNEECDSSDSGHLYESLEPAPTQTHTSLAPPPLPIEEDFDSFDSDSDTDDHDKSTYAPTTPSLPASRLPNPPTGGGQYTLTKIASAAQRKMRQIKRNLTKRYTVAMDGKPFTKAPSNPTNIYDTAKKKTPTPIYANCERQDPVYTNINFKDTRLVQNKTEIPLAKVYGSLKEELKTVISDKRASYGDVPPPLPDKPPPEKPVTPTVPTNETIKKDSGTLSRKAYFSFKSRFRRATSLAVDINSEVPSALKITNSTFYLTDSMDGDSGFSNCSDNGQPGSTETLSPESGPRRRDGRRRLADSSPCLCPVRPALPPPPPPPTTATPATPTPAPATPPSPPGAPSPPATDFSAVNEELKRLLPTLSRKDKSPRARTSWYAECGADTTPNTTPVTTPNTSNTSWYAEAGLYQAGNISSSSGASSGSHPASPLPHSLFTHEPLYQFYNAAKVESVCRETGDSDSDAYEAGSQRSAATSVSETPARPSAMALVAPRGPSRTLWCEVPEVLNSAVLSSLAPAQKRLQEAKFELLTSEASYLNSLNVLESNFIAHPAFRDPQVLPRHEWETLFATILPVRKCSQLLMTELEKCWQENILLQGICDIVRQHAELHFAVYVKYCENQALMVRALQRLQARPAFGAALKKLESHPMCQCLSLHSFLMLPMQRVTRLPLLMDAVLKHLDPHDAEYHACAQALVTLNNYVSQCNEGARNTERIEEMYRLCASIEFPAHIRDPPCLGPACSRRDRRPVRWLVRSGEVTQLIWKSDELKLTFGKKFHKVPLHLFLFNDLLVITKKKGEDQYICVDHCPRSLLEVCSSEVGAAKHALLITLLENHAGRTVELLTSVGSETEWSRWAEALTPPAAGDGEAVYAGWDCPQVCALYAYQPAQPDELPLAEGDVVNVARKTSEGWYYGERTRDGEAGWFPGAYTAEIASPHVRARNLRQRYRLLALSGTYLGHKKRNL; encoded by the exons ATGTTAATCAACCTGATGGAAGGCGACACGATAACCACGAACACTCTCATATCGTCGATCAAAAAATTCAACACCGACGGCAAACAACACGGCACTATAAAGGCGTTACTGAAGAACTTCATCCTACCAGAAACAGAGATGGCTATTAAGGAAAATCAAAGTAACAGCAACAAATGTATTTACTCAGTACCTGCGAaaccacctctgcctacatttACGGAAAGAATGAAGTCTTTACAAGACGCGAAACAGGCGTTTTTAAATTCAACTGTTAGTTCTACTACTCCGCCTCTTAATCATGAAAGTAGCAAAGATAATCACACTGTACACTACGCACAGATAGCTATAACCACAGATAGTGAGGACACTAGGAGCACAGGTGGAGGCAAAAACATCAAACATTCATGCGCCACCAACAACAAAGAATACAGCATTCCAATTCATGTATCTCCGAGTGTTAAGAAATCAGTGGAACAGCATCAAAGAAAAGTTAGCTTTAAGATTAAAAATGCCACGACATCATACAAACGACCACCTTTAGCCAAAACAATGACGATAACAAGCAGTAAAGTTGCAGAACTCACGAAGAAATTCAACAACTTACAAACTGAAACACACAACGTGGCCTCGCCTAAACAATCTAAACTAGTGAAGACCTTAGAAGAATTGCAATCAGCGTCACGATGTTCCGCCAGCAACAGCTCCACACCCTCATCAACGCTCAGTTCAAGTCCAAATATAAAAATCGTACTACGACAGAGGCGAAATTCAAAAAAGCGCCACAACAGAAAAAGATGTTCAAGCATGGACTCAATGGAAGATTTAATGATTTCAGatagttcaaataaaattcGTGTTATCCGTTCTAAATCTGATGGTACCAAAATGGCAAAAGCTTCAAAGAAGCGCTTAAAGTACCAGGATTCAAGCGAACAACCGAGTGGATCTGATTCTGTTGATGGTAGTCCAGTCAAAGCTAAAGAAGATGAATCAAAGAAAGATATCAAACCTGCGCAAAGTAATGTAGTTAAGAATGTGATCAAAAAGTTTGAATGTGAAATAACAGCTCAATCCAATTCAAATAATACACTAAGAAAACAACCTGATAAAATTAAGAATACACTaccattaaaagaaaaaccaaaAGTACCTGAAAAGAAATCATCACTAGTATTAACCAAAAATCTTGTAGTAAAAGATGGCAttccaaaaattaaaacaatcaaaCCTGTAATAAATGAGTTAGCAAAACTAGACAGTAAAACAGACCAAAGTGAACGTGAAGTCAGTAAAAAGAAAGAGCCTTTGTATGATCGCAAAaggtataaaacaaattatatccaCTCCGAGAAATTACCTTTGAAGGTTGTTGAAATAATCCCTGAAGATATTCACGAAAATAGTGCAGTTACAGATACTGTGAGTAAAGAACAGAAAGAAGATTCAGTTCCATCTATAAACGTTCTTGGACCTAATGAAGAAGAAAAAGCTTATCAAGAAATCAATTCGCCTATAACACCCAACGAATCATTTCTGTGGCGCCGTAAAAGTAGTACACAAATATATTCAGACTCTGAAAAATCTGATAACTCATACAGTTTTGTTAGTGTTTCAACAAATGGTACAACCATAACTTGTTCAGATGAACCACACGAAATCATACCAGAATCTCAAGTTGAAACGAACGAATCTCAAGTAACTATCTCAACAAATGAGCCGAAATCTGAAACTGACATGGATTTTGAAAGTAATCTCGTTGAAGCCTGCAACAAAGAAATCATCATCGGCTATACATCAAAACCAAAACAAGAGGAAGTAGAGGATTATTACGAACCTCTAGAACCCAGAGACGAAGAAAATGTCGTGATCATTCcaataaaaaatgtagataGGTCTTCTAAAATAAATTGTCCTTTACCGGAAATTCCTAAGACCGAAAATGCTAAACATGAAGAAGATAAGTGTACCGACAAAGAAAACATTTACCAATGTTTACTTGAAATGAGATCACATCCTGAAGGTGATGAGAGCAGTCTACATAACTATGAACTGTGTGATAACAACCTTGAGGAGAGAACGAGAGGCGATGGTGACAGTGACGATGGCTATGAATACTGCAAGTCTCCTATTAAACCATACTGTGTAACCTCAAGCTCTGGTATCCAAATAGCGGAGGGCTACCAACCAAGCAAAAACTATGCAATTTCAAAGTCAGTAAGTGGAACATCAACTGTCAGCTATGAAAAAATTGGATCAGAGAGGATTTATGAGAAAATTCCTGCTCGACCACCGAAGTCAAAGGACAGTAGCCCCACGTACAGTAGTCGCCATTCCTTTATTTCCGACTACACGGTGTATAACGAGAATGAAAATATATATGACACGATAAAACATGGCGACGCGACCTCGCTGTCACACTGCTATGAGAGCATACCCAACAGCCCGAGTATGGTGAAGCTTAGGAGTATGAAGAAGCAGGTGCCCTCGAACGTACAGAAGCGTCTCTCGTTTGACACGGTGTCGAACATCAGCCAGTCGACAATGTCTAGTGAGCAGAAGACTAACAGCCTGTATGGCCAGAGGTCGGTGATCAGCTACAACGGGCAGGAGATCGCATTCCAAGTCCCGAGCAGTGAGACCAGTGTCAGTGACAGAAGTGACCGCAGCGACGACTGGGTAGATGTATCGGACGAAGagaaaaatgaacaaaaaatcATTAT CGTACGGGAACGAAGCCGGGGCAGGAAGAGTCCAATCAGCTGGTCGCAGAAGGTCAGACATCAGTGGCAGAAATCACCAAAACCCAGCAGTAACGaag AATGTGACAGCAGCGACTCGGGTCACCTGTACGAGTCGCTGGAGCCTGCGCCCACGCAGACACATACCTCACTCGCCCCCCCTCCCCTACCGATAGAGGAAGACTTCGACTCCTTCGACAGTGACAGCGATACCGATGACCACGATAAG TCCACGTACGCGCCAACCACGCCGTCTTTGCCGGCATCCCGACTACCCAACCCGCCCACCGGAGGCGGCCAGTACACCCTGACCAAAATAGCCAGCGCAGCTCAAAGAAAAATGAGACAAATCAAACGAAATCTTACTAAAAGATACACCG TTGCGATGGACGGCAAACCGTTTACTAAGGCCCCGAGCAATCCCACGAACATCTACGACACAGCGAAGAAGAAAACCCCTACCCCCATCTACGCCAACTGCGAGAGACAGGACCCCGTGTACACAAATATCAACTTTAAGGACACGCGTCTCGTACAAAATAAGACTGAAATTCCCTTGGCGAAGGTATACGGGTCGTTGAAGGAAGAGTTGAAGACTGTTATTTCGGATAAGAGAGCGAGCTATGGAGATGTACCTCCTCCGTTGCCGGACAAACCTCCTCCCGAGAAGCCTGTCACTCCCACAGTCCCAACGAATGAGACTATTAAGAAGGACAGTGGGACTTTGTCCAGGAAAGCGTACTTTTCCTTCAAGTCCCGGTTCCGGCGCGCCACCTCGCTGGCCGTGGATATAAACTCGGAAGTGCCCAGCGCCCTGAAGATCACCAACTCCACCTTCTACCTGACTGACTCTATGGATGGTGACTCCGGATTCAGCAACTG CAGTGACAACGGGCAGCCGGGTAGCACGGAGACGCTGTCCCCAGAGAGCGGGCCGCGGCGGCGAGACGGTAGGCGCCGCCTGGCGGACTCCAGCCCGTGCCTGTGTCCCGTGCGGCCGGCGCTGCCCCCTCCCCCGCCGCCGCCCACCACCGCGACCCCCGCCACCCCCACCCCGGCCCCCGCGACCCCGCCCAGCCCGCCCGGCGCGCCGTCTCCACCGGCGACCGACTTTAGCGCTGTCAACGAAG AACTGAAGCGGCTGCTGCCGACGCTGTCGCGCAAGGACAAGAGCCCGCGGGCGCGGACCTCGTGGTACGCGGAGTGTGGCGCGGACACCACGCCCAACACCACGCCCGTCACTACGCCTAACACCTCCAACACTTCCTG GTACGCAGAAGCAGGTTTATACCAAGCAGGCAACATCTCCTCGTCCTCGGGGGCGTCGTCAGGCTCCCACCCAGCCAGTCCATTGCCCCACTCGCTGTTCACACACGAGCCGCTCTACCAGTTCTACAACGCTGCTAAAGTCGAG TCTGTGTGTCGCGAGACCGGGGACTCGGACTCGGACGCGTACGAGGCCGGGTCGCAGCGCAGTGCCGCCACCTCCGTGAGCGAGACGCCCGCGCGCCCCTCCGCCATGGCACTAGTGGCGCCGCGCGGGCCCTCCCGCACCCTCTGGTGTGAGGTACCCGAGGTGCTCAACTCGGCTGTGCTCA GTTCCCTAGCACCAGCACAGAAGCGCCTCCAAGAAGCGAAGTTCGAGCTGCTAACGTCCGAGGCATCGTACCTGAACTCGTTGAACGTGTTGGAGTCCAACTTCATAGCACACCCCGCCTTCAGAGACCCGCAGGTGCTGCCCAGACATGAGTGGGAGACGCTGTTCGCTACTATATTGCCGG TCCGCAAGTGCTCGCAGCTGCTGATGACGGAGCTGGAGAAGTGCTGGCAGGAGAACATCCTGCTGCAGGGCATCTGCGACATCGTGCGCCAGCACGCCGAGCTGCACTTCGCCGTCTACGTCAAGTACTGCGAGAACCAGGCGCTCATGGTGCGCGCGCTGCAGCGCCTGCAGGCCCGCCCCGCCTTCGGAGCCGCGCTTAAGAA aCTGGAGAGCCACCCGATGTGCCAGTGCCTGTCGCTGCACTCGTTCCTGATGCTGCCCATGCAGCGCGTGACGCGGCTGCCCCTGCTCATGGACGCCGTGCTCAAGCACCTCGACCCGCACGACGCCGAGTACCACGCCTGCGCACAGGCACTCGTCACGCTCAATAAT TACGTGTCGCAGTGCAACGAGGGCGCGCGCAACACGGAGCGTATAGAGGAGATGTACCGCCTGTGCGCGTCCATCGAGTTCCCCGCGCACATCCGCGACCCGCCCTGTCTCGGGCCCGCCTGCTCGCGCCGGGACCGCAG ACCTGTCCGTTGGCTAGTAAGATCTGGTGAGGTGACGCAGTTGATCTGGAAGTCGGACGAGCTGAAGCTGACCTTCGGGAAGAAGTTCCACAAGGTGCCGCTCCATCTGTTCCTCTTCAACGATCTCCTCGTCATCACCAAGAAGAAGGG CGAAGATCAATACATATGCGTGGACCACTGTCCCCGCTCGCTACTGGAGGTATGCTCGAGCGAGGTGGGCGCGGCCAAGCACGCACTGCTCATCACCCTTCTAGAGAACCACGCGGGCCGGACGGTGGAACTACTGACTTCAGTGGGTAGTGAGACGGAGTGGTCCCGCTGGGCCGAGGCGCTGACGCCGCCGGCGGCTGGGGACGGCGAGGCCGTGTACGCCGGCTGGGACTGCCCGCAGGTCTGCGCGCTCTACGCGTATCAACCCGCGCAGCCTGACGAACTGCCGCTCGCTGAGGGAGATGTTGTCAATGTCGCTAGGAAGACTAGTGAAG GTTGGTACTACGGCGAGCGCACCCGCGACGGCGAGGCGGGCTGGTTCCCGGGCGCATACACGGCGGAGATCGCCTCCCCGCACGTGCGCGCGCGCAACCTGCGCCAGCGGTACCGACTGCTGGCACTGTCCGGGACATACCTCGGACACAAGAAGCGGAACCTGTGA